A part of Melittangium boletus DSM 14713 genomic DNA contains:
- a CDS encoding DUF2380 domain-containing protein has product MGAVLDVSSSTRRIVSEFSRLKASKQGIAGRHADLFVPFVEQGIQQLRWLHAELAASTTMSNTASEVDDADMQLALLRLTGPRLEAAMMGSILLAVWIDFLHLADVVLKQCPYYSEERLLRKMHQLRKMMEPTMTALASLDPGLLEAAATDLPALIGHLTIEFGATREAVRTAAEQFERMMRVKELIETITAASAMKMALPRLLPPATPITLGVGLVMGSNGVMMGTQMVASAEWVEMMRRLVRAGVVSLTIVNAVVRIHAGQVMMAQSHDELPRSVREALGDGPEVGSMHVTGRAGAGMAEPPQHHVLPREFREWFEKRGFNGDMSIDQFCVRMEQAHHEAIHGGGNWHLGRTWPNEWNQTVMRALYQAEAKAGRMLTRNAVLDIVAEVMVRYNIPLNFTPWRGR; this is encoded by the coding sequence TTGGGTGCCGTTCTCGACGTGTCAAGTTCCACCCGCCGTATCGTCAGCGAATTCTCCAGACTCAAGGCCAGCAAGCAGGGAATCGCCGGCCGACATGCCGACCTGTTTGTCCCTTTCGTGGAGCAGGGCATCCAGCAACTGCGATGGCTCCATGCCGAACTCGCGGCCTCCACCACGATGTCCAACACGGCCTCGGAGGTGGATGACGCGGACATGCAACTCGCTCTCCTGCGTCTCACCGGCCCACGGCTCGAGGCCGCCATGATGGGCTCCATTCTGCTCGCCGTGTGGATCGACTTCCTCCACCTAGCTGACGTCGTGCTCAAGCAGTGCCCCTATTACAGCGAGGAGCGACTGCTCAGGAAGATGCATCAGTTGCGCAAGATGATGGAGCCCACCATGACGGCGCTTGCCTCCCTGGATCCAGGGCTGCTCGAGGCCGCGGCAACCGACCTGCCCGCGCTGATAGGTCATCTCACCATCGAGTTCGGCGCAACCCGTGAGGCTGTGCGCACGGCGGCGGAGCAGTTCGAGAGGATGATGAGGGTCAAGGAGCTCATCGAGACGATCACCGCGGCCTCGGCGATGAAGATGGCGCTGCCCCGGCTACTGCCACCAGCCACGCCCATCACGCTCGGCGTGGGTCTCGTGATGGGCTCCAACGGTGTGATGATGGGTACGCAGATGGTCGCCTCCGCCGAATGGGTGGAGATGATGCGCCGACTCGTACGGGCAGGCGTCGTCTCCCTCACCATCGTCAACGCCGTTGTCCGGATTCACGCCGGTCAGGTGATGATGGCGCAGTCGCATGACGAATTGCCTCGGAGCGTGCGCGAAGCACTCGGCGATGGGCCCGAGGTCGGGAGCATGCATGTGACGGGCAGAGCGGGAGCCGGTATGGCCGAGCCACCGCAACACCATGTCCTGCCGCGGGAGTTCCGCGAGTGGTTCGAGAAACGCGGCTTCAACGGGGACATGAGCATCGACCAGTTCTGCGTCCGAATGGAGCAGGCACACCACGAAGCAATCCATGGCGGTGGAAACTGGCACCTGGGTCGCACATGGCCCAACGAATGGAACCAGACCGTCATGCGCGCGCTTTACCAAGCCGAGGCCAAGGCTGGCCGGATGTTGACGCGGAATGCGGTCCTGGACATCGTCGCGGAGGTGATGGTGCGCTACAACATCCCGCTGAACTTCACCCCCTGGAGAGGGCGATGA
- a CDS encoding serine/threonine protein kinase, whose translation MHDALHLEPGTLVAGFLIEGPLASGGFGTVYRAWRDGRRFALKLLPLEDPRSDREMDALRRQRHPNVVGFQGWGLWPDEAPRYQVLALEYVEGRTLLAWADEENPSALELVHQVLLPFVLLLADVHDSGVVHRDVKETNILVRQKDGQPVLVDFGAACHEGAKRLTPRLPPGTPEYRSPEQLRLAREWTGEPLPVSPRDDLWALGVTLYWLLTRTMPFGDRHGALTQAILHQTPPAPQVLNPRVPPALGDVCMRMLEKNPEARYPDARALAQALSEAWSHADRAWNHPLLARPAPEPAPPAAAPERRSRLTWALTMGLALVLFSLTPRYEWSELPPPQQAGSRQEMAAARMTGEVVRDAEPRTSPRKNTDMKTSPKVRTVTRAALLAGAACMAPGCATMKFNPPPPPTECPPGAAATHERFRFMSPDVYRYTNTIEFVRQQRRREEPITVEEGAIKVVTLGSWGDLPDSTTLVGRLYFTREKIYGRFTEAHLDDGEVVPICMELKPEGGGSTGIRLPKGSTPHRASVSNNQGVRLMKRFEYLNWD comes from the coding sequence ATGCACGACGCGCTACACCTGGAGCCGGGAACCCTCGTGGCCGGCTTCCTCATCGAGGGGCCCCTGGCCTCCGGCGGCTTCGGCACCGTGTACCGGGCCTGGAGGGACGGGCGGCGCTTCGCCCTCAAGCTGCTGCCGCTGGAGGATCCCCGCAGCGACCGGGAGATGGACGCCCTGCGCCGCCAGCGCCACCCGAACGTGGTGGGCTTCCAGGGCTGGGGCCTGTGGCCCGACGAGGCGCCGCGCTACCAGGTGCTCGCGCTGGAGTACGTGGAGGGCCGCACCCTGCTGGCCTGGGCGGACGAGGAGAACCCCTCCGCGCTGGAGCTCGTGCACCAGGTGCTCCTGCCCTTCGTGCTGCTGCTGGCGGACGTGCACGACTCGGGGGTGGTGCACCGGGACGTGAAGGAGACCAACATCCTCGTGCGCCAGAAGGACGGGCAGCCGGTGCTCGTGGACTTCGGCGCGGCCTGTCACGAGGGGGCGAAGCGCCTGACGCCGAGGCTGCCACCCGGGACGCCGGAGTACCGCAGCCCGGAGCAGTTGCGCCTCGCCCGGGAGTGGACCGGCGAGCCCCTTCCGGTGAGCCCCCGGGATGACCTGTGGGCCCTGGGCGTGACGCTCTACTGGCTGCTCACGCGCACGATGCCCTTCGGAGACCGCCACGGCGCGCTCACCCAGGCCATCCTCCACCAGACGCCGCCCGCGCCCCAGGTGCTCAACCCGCGCGTCCCGCCGGCCCTGGGCGACGTGTGCATGCGCATGCTGGAGAAGAACCCCGAGGCGCGCTACCCGGACGCCCGAGCGCTCGCGCAGGCGTTGTCGGAGGCCTGGAGCCACGCGGACCGCGCCTGGAACCACCCCCTCCTCGCGCGGCCCGCTCCGGAGCCAGCGCCTCCCGCAGCCGCGCCCGAGCGCCGCTCCCGTCTGACGTGGGCCCTCACGATGGGACTCGCGCTGGTGCTGTTCTCCCTCACCCCACGCTATGAGTGGTCCGAGCTTCCCCCGCCTCAACAAGCCGGTTCTCGCCAGGAAATGGCGGCCGCGCGGATGACGGGAGAGGTTGTGCGCGATGCGGAACCCCGCACGTCACCTCGAAAGAACACCGACATGAAGACATCCCCGAAGGTTCGCACCGTGACCCGCGCCGCGCTGCTCGCTGGTGCCGCGTGTATGGCGCCCGGGTGCGCGACCATGAAGTTCAACCCGCCGCCTCCTCCAACGGAGTGCCCTCCCGGCGCCGCGGCGACTCATGAGCGGTTCAGGTTCATGTCGCCCGATGTGTATCGGTACACCAACACCATCGAGTTCGTGCGCCAGCAGAGGAGGCGGGAGGAACCCATCACCGTCGAGGAAGGAGCCATCAAGGTCGTGACCTTGGGCTCCTGGGGCGACCTGCCCGACAGCACCACGCTCGTCGGCAGATTGTACTTCACTCGGGAAAAGATCTACGGCCGCTTCACCGAGGCCCACCTGGACGATGGAGAGGTCGTTCCCATCTGCATGGAACTCAAGCCAGAGGGTGGAGGCAGCACGGGGATCCGACTGCCAAAGGGCAGCACCCCTCATCGTGCCTCCGTCAGCAACAATCAGGGCGTCCGGCTCATGAAGCGCTTCGAGTACCTGAATTGGGACTGA
- a CDS encoding DUF2381 family protein: MLPASFFLLTWLHASPEKASSSVEACEDLHVELARSPVVGPREVCISPGRLTDFVFDVPIGAVEVQDEVRFVEVNRGRRMLGLMPPSDLQTGERLRLTVELTGGESSQTITFMLVAQQGLATHQVQVFRDPRPAESLRQETEAERAKNRRLQEENERLRSQFEQHQGLGYLLAMKRIGTHGVKAHALAPDSPAESTGGLSFFNGRAFRIDASVTAEISLLNNGSAPWIATGALLMNEGGETFRGLQLLLAESIEPGKRGTVVVELIATDSEAQGHLTLTIWDDSGRAITLTPVVFPTLYEETPGRPRSMPPPTRPPAGE; this comes from the coding sequence GTGCTCCCCGCTTCCTTCTTCTTGCTGACCTGGCTTCACGCCTCGCCCGAGAAAGCTTCGTCCTCCGTCGAAGCCTGTGAGGATCTCCACGTCGAATTGGCCCGGTCACCGGTCGTGGGACCTCGAGAAGTCTGTATCAGTCCCGGACGTCTGACGGATTTCGTCTTCGACGTTCCCATCGGCGCCGTCGAGGTGCAGGACGAGGTGCGCTTCGTGGAGGTGAACCGGGGCCGGCGAATGCTTGGCCTCATGCCGCCTTCCGATTTGCAAACCGGAGAGCGGCTGCGGCTCACGGTGGAGCTCACGGGAGGGGAGTCGAGCCAAACCATCACGTTCATGTTGGTGGCCCAACAAGGGCTGGCCACGCATCAGGTCCAGGTTTTCCGCGACCCGAGACCCGCGGAATCCCTGCGGCAAGAAACGGAAGCGGAACGAGCGAAGAACCGTCGGCTCCAGGAGGAGAACGAGCGGCTGCGTTCCCAGTTCGAGCAACACCAGGGACTGGGGTATCTGCTCGCCATGAAGCGCATCGGCACACACGGTGTGAAAGCGCACGCCCTGGCACCGGACAGCCCCGCCGAATCGACCGGAGGACTCTCGTTCTTCAATGGGAGGGCCTTCCGCATCGACGCGAGTGTCACGGCCGAGATCTCGCTGCTGAATAACGGCTCGGCACCTTGGATCGCGACGGGGGCCCTGCTGATGAACGAGGGGGGAGAAACATTTCGAGGACTGCAACTCCTTCTGGCGGAATCCATCGAACCCGGAAAGAGAGGAACGGTCGTCGTTGAACTCATAGCCACGGACTCGGAGGCCCAAGGACACCTGACGCTGACAATCTGGGACGACAGCGGGCGCGCCATCACGCTCACTCCGGTGGTGTTTCCCACGCTCTACGAGGAAACTCCCGGTCGCCCTCGGTCCATGCCTCCGCCAACCAGACCCCCAGCGGGAGAGTGA
- a CDS encoding sodium:proton antiporter, which yields MTHLPYYVAVWLLLVGLYGVVSSRNLIHLVVCLAVMEASTYLVLLGVGTREHATAPILHGTAPDAVFVDPIVQALTLTDVVVGATVSSLLLSLAMLAHHHFGSLDPGRMCVLKR from the coding sequence ATGACGCACCTGCCCTATTACGTGGCCGTGTGGCTGTTGCTCGTGGGCCTTTACGGCGTCGTGAGCAGTCGCAATCTCATCCACCTGGTGGTGTGCCTGGCGGTGATGGAGGCCTCGACCTACCTGGTGCTCCTGGGCGTGGGCACGCGTGAGCATGCCACCGCGCCCATCCTCCACGGCACGGCCCCGGACGCGGTGTTCGTGGACCCCATCGTCCAGGCGCTCACGCTCACGGATGTCGTCGTGGGCGCGACCGTCTCCTCGCTCCTGCTGTCCCTGGCGATGCTGGCCCACCATCACTTCGGCTCGCTCGACCCCGGACGCATGTGCGTCCTCAAGAGATAG
- a CDS encoding phospholipase D-like domain-containing protein — translation MRGPLQPDIPRALVPDEADPSSETLRLLPGHRVELVCDGRVFDVMEEEIARARVSIHLCMYIWSPGEVSDRLVRALAARAREGVACRILVDAFGGGTGFEREVRPRLERAGCEVRRFHPPRVAHPFRLLMRNHRKLLVVDGRSGLTGGWGIADAWREWRDTNVRVQGPAALAQMQAAFSRDWQRAGGEPLPPDSFPRLEPDGPAPAAFVQSLARPGAEPSERMLEQVFDSARRRLWISSGYFAINDAFMRQLLRLRRSGVDVRVLLPGPINDVALARAAQRSTYRPLLRHGVRVWEYQPTMMHAKTAVVDERRGVIGSTNLDPLSLNVLEEGSFVADDPGLNAALARTFQEDLGHSREVLHVHGAYTLVSGIRRALWWLFDRFE, via the coding sequence GTGCGGGGCCCCCTCCAGCCGGACATTCCGCGCGCGCTCGTCCCCGATGAGGCCGATCCCTCCTCGGAGACCTTGCGGCTGCTGCCCGGGCACCGGGTGGAGCTGGTGTGTGACGGCCGCGTCTTCGATGTCATGGAGGAGGAGATCGCCCGGGCGCGCGTGAGCATCCACCTGTGCATGTACATCTGGAGCCCAGGCGAGGTGTCCGACCGGCTCGTGCGGGCCCTGGCGGCGCGGGCGCGCGAGGGCGTGGCGTGCCGGATCCTCGTGGACGCGTTCGGCGGCGGAACAGGTTTCGAGCGCGAGGTGCGGCCCCGACTGGAGCGCGCGGGCTGCGAGGTCCGGCGCTTCCATCCGCCCCGGGTGGCACATCCCTTCCGGCTGCTCATGCGCAACCACCGCAAGCTGCTCGTGGTGGACGGGCGCTCGGGGCTCACGGGGGGCTGGGGCATCGCGGATGCGTGGCGCGAGTGGCGCGACACCAACGTGCGCGTCCAGGGTCCGGCCGCCCTGGCGCAGATGCAGGCGGCCTTCTCGCGCGACTGGCAGCGCGCCGGGGGCGAGCCCCTGCCACCCGACAGCTTTCCCCGGCTCGAGCCCGACGGCCCCGCCCCGGCCGCCTTCGTGCAGAGCCTCGCCCGTCCCGGCGCCGAGCCCTCCGAGCGCATGCTGGAACAGGTCTTCGACTCCGCCCGGCGGCGGCTGTGGATCTCCAGCGGCTATTTCGCCATCAACGACGCCTTCATGCGCCAATTGCTCCGGCTGCGGCGCTCGGGGGTGGACGTGCGCGTGCTGCTGCCCGGCCCCATCAACGACGTGGCCCTGGCCCGCGCGGCGCAGCGCTCCACGTACCGGCCCCTGCTGCGCCACGGCGTGCGCGTCTGGGAGTACCAACCCACGATGATGCACGCGAAGACGGCCGTGGTGGACGAGCGGCGCGGCGTCATCGGCTCCACGAACCTGGACCCGCTGTCGCTCAACGTCCTGGAGGAGGGCTCGTTCGTGGCGGACGACCCGGGCCTCAACGCGGCGCTCGCGCGGACGTTCCAGGAGGACCTCGGCCACTCGCGCGAGGTGCTCCACGTCCATGGGGCCTACACCCTCGTGTCCGGAATACGGCGCGCGCTCTGGTGGCTGTTCGACCGCTTCGAATGA
- a CDS encoding Na(+)/H(+) antiporter subunit B, whose protein sequence is MNVFRAVLLLMVGLAGTGVVLSRDPVQQAMATGYLGLLLTVLFVVFQAPDVALSQVVVGVVALPLMIVLTVARVRRSRK, encoded by the coding sequence ATGAACGTCTTCCGCGCGGTGCTGCTGCTCATGGTGGGGTTGGCGGGCACGGGGGTGGTGCTCAGCCGCGACCCCGTCCAGCAGGCCATGGCCACGGGTTACCTGGGGCTCCTGCTCACGGTGCTCTTCGTCGTCTTCCAAGCGCCCGACGTGGCGCTCTCCCAGGTGGTGGTGGGCGTGGTGGCCCTGCCGCTGATGATCGTGCTCACCGTGGCGCGGGTCCGCCGGAGCCGGAAATGA
- a CDS encoding complex I subunit 5 family protein gives MSPALPVVLPLLAAALLSALGRWMPRRLLDTLALLTTGTVAVGCGSLVRASSQAPIVYWFGGWRVHDGVALGISFTVDPLGAGLATLVAALCTLSLAFAWHYFDSAGHLFHVLMLLFCAAMVGFCLTGDLFNLFVFFELMGVCAYALTGFKVEEPEAIQGAFNFAVTNSAGGVFILLGIGLLYGRTGQLNLAALGQALAAGPLDALVGCAFALLVVGLGTKAALVPFHFWLADAHAVAPTPVCALFSGVMVELGLYGLARVYWTVFAPALGAHAAAVRGVLVGVGVLTAVVGALMAFQQHHLKRQLAFSTVSHMGLALIGVGLLSGKGLAGAALYVLAHAPVKAALFLGVGVLLDRYRSVGEATLWRRGRELPWLGACFALGGWGLAGAPLLGTMPGKAALEEAATQAHLPWLSGVLLFAGVLTGAGVLRATARVFLGWGGPGPREAQDARADALAPEESQEAPRTRWAMGAVVGLLTLAGMVPGWVPHLGAWVEAEAVRFVEPSAYAARVLRGEVRPVPASARPVEVGGEALALGGGSVLAALALVWAVLRRSRSPDGGGLRRVLRAALAPLRDAHSGHVGDYVAWWVAGAAALGGSLLVLLR, from the coding sequence GTGTCTCCCGCCCTGCCCGTCGTCCTGCCCCTGCTGGCCGCCGCGCTCCTGTCCGCGCTCGGCAGGTGGATGCCCCGCCGCCTCCTCGACACGCTGGCGCTGCTCACCACGGGCACGGTGGCGGTGGGGTGTGGTTCCCTCGTGCGCGCCTCGTCCCAGGCCCCGATCGTCTACTGGTTCGGCGGCTGGCGGGTGCACGACGGGGTGGCGCTCGGCATCAGCTTCACCGTGGACCCCCTGGGCGCGGGTCTGGCCACGCTGGTGGCCGCGCTGTGCACCCTGTCGCTCGCCTTCGCGTGGCATTACTTCGACTCGGCGGGCCACCTCTTCCACGTGCTGATGCTGCTGTTCTGCGCGGCCATGGTGGGCTTCTGTCTCACGGGCGATCTCTTCAACCTCTTCGTCTTCTTCGAGCTGATGGGCGTCTGCGCCTACGCGCTCACCGGTTTCAAGGTCGAGGAGCCCGAGGCCATTCAAGGCGCCTTCAACTTCGCGGTGACGAACTCGGCGGGCGGGGTGTTCATCCTGCTGGGCATCGGCCTGCTCTACGGCCGCACGGGGCAGCTCAACCTGGCGGCGCTGGGCCAGGCGCTCGCCGCGGGCCCCCTGGACGCGCTCGTGGGGTGCGCCTTCGCGCTGCTCGTGGTGGGCCTGGGGACGAAGGCCGCGCTGGTGCCCTTCCACTTCTGGCTGGCGGACGCGCACGCGGTGGCGCCCACGCCCGTGTGCGCGCTCTTCTCCGGGGTGATGGTGGAGCTGGGCCTGTATGGGCTCGCGCGCGTGTACTGGACCGTCTTCGCGCCCGCGCTCGGGGCGCACGCGGCGGCGGTGCGCGGAGTGCTCGTGGGCGTGGGCGTGCTCACCGCCGTCGTCGGCGCGCTGATGGCCTTCCAGCAGCACCACCTCAAGCGCCAGCTCGCTTTCTCCACGGTGAGTCACATGGGCCTGGCGCTCATCGGCGTGGGGCTCTTGTCGGGCAAGGGCCTCGCGGGGGCGGCGCTGTACGTGCTGGCGCATGCCCCGGTGAAGGCGGCGCTCTTCCTGGGAGTGGGCGTGCTGCTCGACCGGTACCGGAGCGTGGGCGAGGCGACCCTCTGGCGCCGGGGCCGCGAGCTGCCCTGGCTGGGGGCGTGCTTCGCGCTCGGGGGATGGGGGCTCGCTGGGGCACCGCTGCTGGGCACGATGCCGGGCAAGGCGGCGCTCGAGGAGGCCGCGACGCAGGCGCATCTGCCCTGGCTGTCCGGGGTGTTGCTCTTCGCGGGCGTCCTCACCGGCGCGGGCGTGCTGCGCGCCACCGCGCGCGTCTTCCTCGGCTGGGGCGGGCCGGGGCCGCGCGAGGCGCAGGACGCGCGGGCGGATGCCCTGGCGCCCGAGGAGTCCCAGGAGGCGCCGCGGACGCGGTGGGCGATGGGCGCGGTGGTGGGGCTGCTCACGCTGGCGGGCATGGTGCCGGGGTGGGTGCCCCACCTGGGCGCATGGGTGGAGGCGGAGGCGGTGCGTTTCGTGGAGCCGTCGGCCTACGCGGCGCGGGTGCTGCGCGGCGAGGTGCGGCCGGTGCCCGCGTCCGCGCGGCCAGTGGAGGTGGGGGGAGAGGCGCTGGCCCTGGGTGGGGGCTCGGTGTTGGCGGCCCTGGCGCTGGTCTGGGCGGTGCTCCGGCGCTCCCGGTCGCCGGACGGCGGTGGCTTGAGGCGGGTGCTGCGGGCGGCGCTGGCTCCCTTGCGCGATGCGCACTCGGGACACGTGGGTGACTACGTGGCGTGGTGGGTGGCCGGAGCCGCGGCGCTCGGTGGCTCGCTGCTCGTCCTGCTGCGTTGA
- a CDS encoding NUDIX hydrolase, giving the protein MNKGGSSHDSWKTRLYEWVRERGYTSLTAFAEARPTTSLVALAEELGGGAVSAVQLFSGLVAEAERNHQVSRLVRGQLVRELSQGLPDGWPTVLDEANRFRVAKVLGLWSAFTPETHQARVDRVGDALLAMPPPPGWCPLGPDDELLCTLLPDEMA; this is encoded by the coding sequence ATGAACAAGGGCGGATCCTCGCACGACAGTTGGAAGACCCGCCTGTATGAATGGGTCCGTGAGCGCGGATACACATCGCTCACTGCCTTCGCCGAGGCACGCCCCACCACGTCCCTGGTAGCACTGGCCGAAGAACTTGGTGGGGGTGCTGTCAGCGCGGTGCAGTTGTTCAGCGGGTTGGTCGCCGAAGCGGAGCGAAATCACCAAGTCTCACGGCTGGTGCGCGGACAGCTCGTGCGCGAGCTGTCACAAGGCTTGCCCGACGGTTGGCCGACCGTGTTGGACGAGGCGAACCGTTTCAGGGTCGCCAAGGTGCTTGGCTTGTGGAGCGCATTTACACCGGAGACTCATCAAGCCCGTGTCGATCGGGTTGGCGATGCACTCCTGGCCATGCCGCCACCACCAGGCTGGTGCCCGCTCGGCCCCGACGACGAGTTGCTCTGCACGCTGTTGCCGGACGAAATGGCCTAG
- a CDS encoding MnhB domain-containing protein has translation MNPRARGALFGVGAVGLGLSLLAAVRGLPAMDQGHSAYGDAVNATTVPLRQTVNAVAAVTFDYRGFDTLGEEFILFAAVMGVTLLLRERRTEEDSGLRGGMRVGAEPPGTTDALRVWTLAQVAPGLLLGLYVVVHGHLSPGGGFQGGVVLAGAAALVFLAGASWRTRRLNPMALLDGLEGLGVAGFAGVGLLGMLLAGQEFLRNVLPLGTRGELPSAGQVPLLNGFVGLAVSAGIILILAELLDQTLVDRRKGDA, from the coding sequence ATGAACCCACGTGCGCGTGGTGCCCTCTTCGGCGTGGGCGCGGTGGGCCTGGGGTTGTCGTTGCTGGCGGCCGTGCGGGGGCTGCCCGCGATGGACCAGGGGCACTCGGCGTATGGCGACGCCGTCAACGCCACCACCGTGCCCCTGCGCCAGACGGTGAACGCCGTGGCGGCGGTGACGTTCGACTACCGGGGCTTCGACACCCTGGGCGAGGAGTTCATCCTCTTCGCCGCCGTCATGGGCGTCACCCTGCTGCTGCGCGAGCGGCGGACCGAGGAGGACTCCGGCTTGCGGGGCGGGATGCGCGTGGGCGCCGAGCCGCCGGGCACCACCGACGCGCTGCGGGTGTGGACGCTCGCGCAGGTGGCGCCGGGGCTGCTGTTGGGCCTGTACGTGGTGGTGCATGGCCACCTGTCGCCCGGCGGAGGCTTCCAGGGCGGCGTGGTACTCGCCGGGGCGGCGGCGCTGGTCTTCCTGGCGGGCGCGTCGTGGCGCACGCGGCGGCTCAACCCCATGGCCCTGCTGGATGGACTGGAGGGGCTGGGCGTGGCGGGCTTCGCCGGCGTGGGGCTGCTCGGGATGCTGCTCGCGGGCCAGGAGTTCCTGCGCAACGTGCTGCCCCTGGGGACTCGCGGTGAGCTGCCGTCCGCCGGGCAGGTGCCGCTGCTCAACGGGTTCGTGGGGCTGGCCGTGTCCGCCGGCATCATCCTCATCCTCGCGGAATTGCTCGACCAGACACTCGTCGATCGGAGGAAGGGAGACGCATGA
- a CDS encoding DUF1440 domain-containing protein → MARVSRRSTSPLLDILCGAAGGALASWLMGYALRGTMKKLPWKMKREAQWKAFLQGEPSTVKTAVAVLRPLGIRLSARQRKRAGDVVHYGYGTVWGALYGALHRFLPRTGRRFGLGFGLGLFLFGDELLVPALKLGPTPRQTPAGTHLSALMAHLAYGGVTEGSYRILRRALT, encoded by the coding sequence ATGGCCCGTGTCAGCCGTCGCTCGACTTCGCCGCTCCTCGACATCCTCTGTGGCGCGGCGGGAGGCGCGCTCGCCTCGTGGCTCATGGGCTATGCCCTGCGCGGCACGATGAAGAAGCTGCCCTGGAAGATGAAGCGCGAGGCCCAATGGAAGGCCTTCCTCCAGGGTGAGCCCTCCACGGTCAAGACGGCGGTGGCGGTGCTCCGGCCCCTCGGCATCCGGCTGAGCGCCAGGCAACGCAAGCGCGCCGGAGACGTGGTGCACTACGGCTACGGCACCGTCTGGGGCGCCCTCTATGGCGCGCTTCACCGCTTCCTGCCCCGGACGGGCAGACGCTTCGGCCTCGGGTTCGGCCTGGGCCTGTTCCTCTTCGGGGATGAACTCCTCGTGCCCGCCCTCAAGCTCGGCCCCACGCCGCGCCAGACGCCCGCGGGCACGCATTTGAGCGCGCTCATGGCGCACCTGGCCTATGGCGGCGTCACCGAGGGCTCCTACCGCATCCTGCGCCGCGCACTGACGTGA
- a CDS encoding XRE family transcriptional regulator has protein sequence MISSQRLGERLTQARKRRNKTQAELAEALGVARTTLVAMEKGERRPSNAELIKLAQELSVTVNELLREHTVVADAAPRFRMAPRFARNAAVDAAVERLKALGRQYVELEQVLSITRTPAPLEAVTAYRASTSVHLAPQLAGQDAAAFLRRHLDLGDGPVSQLESLLELEAGLRIFKLPLPSDVAAIFLWSDVMGACVAINRLHPLERRRWSLLHELGHFLRDREAGDVLPLQVEHPRDPAEQFSEALAAEFLMPATGVRRRFAEHLRDKGAHFSPADLIAMARFHEVSFQAMTLRLEELRLLPQGTYARLRERHFQPREAPRRMEVTPVRDSFERWLPARYERMAFEAHAQELLSEGELARYLHCDRVTARDRYLAQQVEEAEGGKLVLDLGEDVLQAGSTE, from the coding sequence ATGATCTCATCCCAGAGACTCGGTGAGCGGCTCACCCAGGCGCGCAAGCGGCGGAACAAGACGCAGGCGGAGCTGGCCGAGGCCCTCGGCGTGGCCCGGACGACCCTGGTCGCCATGGAGAAGGGCGAGCGGCGCCCGAGCAACGCCGAGTTGATCAAACTCGCGCAGGAGCTCTCGGTGACCGTGAACGAGTTGCTGCGTGAGCACACCGTTGTCGCGGACGCGGCGCCCCGCTTCCGCATGGCCCCTCGGTTCGCCCGGAACGCGGCCGTCGACGCGGCGGTTGAACGACTCAAGGCCCTCGGACGGCAGTATGTCGAGCTGGAGCAGGTCCTCTCCATCACCCGGACGCCAGCGCCCCTGGAAGCGGTCACCGCCTATCGCGCCTCCACGTCCGTGCACCTCGCTCCCCAGCTCGCGGGTCAGGACGCGGCGGCATTCCTGCGCAGACACCTCGACCTGGGCGATGGGCCCGTGTCTCAACTCGAGTCCCTCCTGGAGTTGGAAGCGGGCTTGCGCATCTTCAAGCTCCCACTGCCCTCGGACGTGGCCGCCATCTTCCTCTGGAGCGACGTGATGGGCGCCTGCGTCGCGATCAACCGGCTCCATCCCCTGGAGCGCAGGCGATGGTCCCTCCTCCATGAGTTGGGGCACTTCCTGCGGGATCGGGAAGCGGGGGATGTGCTGCCGCTCCAGGTGGAGCACCCACGCGACCCCGCGGAACAATTCAGCGAAGCGCTCGCGGCGGAGTTCCTCATGCCCGCCACCGGGGTGCGCCGCCGCTTCGCCGAGCACCTCCGGGACAAGGGCGCGCACTTCTCGCCCGCGGATCTCATCGCCATGGCGCGATTCCATGAGGTGTCCTTCCAGGCCATGACGCTGCGCCTGGAGGAATTGCGACTGCTGCCCCAGGGCACCTACGCCAGACTCCGCGAACGCCACTTCCAGCCCAGGGAAGCGCCGCGGCGGATGGAGGTGACACCCGTGAGGGACTCCTTCGAGCGCTGGCTTCCCGCGAGGTATGAGCGGATGGCCTTCGAGGCCCATGCACAGGAGTTGCTGTCCGAAGGAGAACTCGCGCGCTATCTGCACTGCGATCGCGTCACCGCACGCGACCGGTATCTCGCGCAGCAGGTCGAGGAAGCCGAGGGAGGAAAGCTCGTCCTCGATCTGGGTGAGGACGTCCTCCAGGCTGGAAGCACGGAGTAG